The Amycolatopsis sp. 195334CR genome window below encodes:
- a CDS encoding benzoate-CoA ligase family protein → MYSNITSYFLDRNEGSRTALITPERTVTYAELIALSNRAGNALHQLGVRSGQRVLLALNDGVDFVAVWYGAQKIGAVTAEVYTFLQPKDYEYFLNYTEALAVIADATTLGPLREAGARNLVVAGVDESELRPGEHSLSALLAEAADQLDPVEGPDDEVAIWKFTTGSTGAPKACTHTRRSPIRSFELYAKEILGINADDKVLGVPKLFFGYARDLVAMFPFGVGGSGIAFPERTTPELLFHLIAEHRPTILVNVPTMMSAMLAHPAAAEQDLSCLRLCTSAGEALPAEVHRKWDETFGVEVVDGIGSSEAYHIFLSNRPGAAKRGSLGREVPGYSARVIDESGAVLPDGEIGTLEVTGPTIAGEYWGDAEKSARTFDGETLRSGDLFSRDAEGFFTHHGRADDLLKIGGIFVAPSEIENCLLGHADVVECAALGYEQDGLARVRAFVVRSGTVTEDELREYARARLAGHKYPREIVFVDTLPRTANGKLDRRALRTEDR, encoded by the coding sequence ATGTACTCGAACATCACCTCGTACTTCCTGGACCGCAACGAAGGTTCGCGCACGGCGTTGATCACGCCGGAACGAACGGTCACCTACGCCGAACTCATCGCACTGAGCAATCGTGCCGGAAACGCGCTGCACCAACTCGGGGTCCGCAGTGGACAAAGAGTGCTGCTGGCGTTGAACGACGGCGTCGACTTCGTCGCCGTGTGGTACGGCGCGCAGAAGATCGGCGCGGTCACCGCCGAGGTCTACACCTTCCTGCAGCCGAAGGACTACGAGTACTTCCTGAACTACACCGAGGCGCTCGCGGTGATCGCCGACGCCACCACGCTGGGTCCGCTGCGCGAGGCGGGCGCGCGGAACCTCGTGGTCGCCGGGGTCGACGAGAGCGAACTGCGGCCGGGCGAGCATTCGTTGAGCGCGCTGCTGGCCGAGGCCGCCGACCAGCTCGATCCGGTCGAAGGCCCGGACGACGAGGTGGCGATCTGGAAGTTCACCACCGGCAGCACCGGCGCGCCCAAGGCGTGCACCCACACCCGCCGCAGCCCGATCCGCAGTTTCGAGCTGTACGCCAAGGAAATCCTCGGCATCAACGCCGATGACAAGGTGCTCGGCGTGCCGAAGCTGTTCTTCGGGTACGCCCGCGACCTGGTCGCGATGTTCCCGTTCGGGGTCGGCGGCTCCGGCATCGCGTTCCCGGAGCGCACCACGCCCGAGCTGCTGTTCCACCTGATCGCCGAGCACCGGCCGACGATCCTGGTCAACGTGCCGACGATGATGAGCGCGATGCTGGCCCACCCGGCCGCCGCCGAGCAGGATCTCAGCTGCCTGCGGTTGTGCACGTCGGCCGGCGAAGCATTGCCAGCCGAGGTGCACCGGAAATGGGATGAGACCTTCGGCGTCGAGGTCGTCGACGGAATCGGTTCCTCCGAGGCGTACCACATCTTTTTGTCGAACAGACCGGGCGCGGCCAAACGCGGCAGTCTGGGCCGGGAAGTACCCGGCTATTCGGCACGTGTCATCGACGAATCGGGGGCGGTGCTGCCGGATGGGGAAATCGGCACCCTCGAAGTGACCGGCCCGACGATCGCCGGGGAATACTGGGGAGACGCCGAGAAATCGGCACGCACCTTCGACGGCGAAACCCTGCGCTCCGGCGACCTGTTCAGCCGCGACGCCGAGGGCTTCTTCACCCACCACGGCCGCGCCGACGACCTCCTCAAGATCGGCGGCATCTTCGTCGCGCCGAGCGAAATCGAGAACTGCCTGCTGGGCCACGCGGACGTGGTCGAATGCGCGGCACTCGGTTACGAACAGGACGGGCTCGCCCGGGTACGCGCGTTCGTGGTGCGGAGCGGGACCGTCACCGAGGACGAGCTACGTGAGTACGCGCGTGCGCGCCTGGCCGGGCACAAGTACCCGCGGGAGATCGTGTTCGTGGACACCCTGCCGCGCACGGCCAACGGCAAGCTCGACCGCCGCGCGCTGCGAACGGAGGACCGATGA
- a CDS encoding RidA family protein produces the protein MDGSVSTHRIVVAPELAEPVGFAHAVVATPGRTVYLGGQTAQGRDGEIVGDTIVEQFDVAAGNVAAALRAAGGQPSDLVSLLFYVTDVPAYRAALKELAPLYRKHFGRHYPAIALLGVAELFDPAAKLELVGTAVIADG, from the coding sequence GTGGACGGGTCGGTGAGCACGCACCGGATTGTGGTGGCGCCGGAACTGGCGGAGCCGGTCGGCTTCGCGCACGCGGTCGTGGCCACGCCCGGGCGCACGGTGTACCTCGGTGGGCAGACCGCGCAAGGTCGCGACGGCGAGATCGTCGGCGACACGATCGTGGAGCAGTTCGACGTGGCCGCCGGGAACGTCGCCGCGGCGTTGCGCGCGGCTGGCGGTCAGCCCTCCGACCTGGTGTCCCTGCTGTTCTACGTGACCGACGTGCCCGCCTACCGGGCGGCGTTGAAGGAACTGGCGCCGCTGTACCGCAAGCACTTCGGGCGGCACTATCCGGCGATCGCGCTACTCGGCGTGGCCGAGCTGTTCGACCCGGCGGCGAAGCTCGAACTGGTCGGCACGGCGGTGATCGCCGATGGGTGA
- a CDS encoding enoyl-CoA hydratase family protein, translating into MSPFRASPGFTGQWAHFDFEVADGVATITLNRPEKLNALTFDVYADLRDLLAELPHRGDAKVLVIAGQGRGFCSGGDVEEIIGELQKFDTAQLLEFTRMTGAVVKALRECPLPVIASINGIAAGAGSVIALASDFRLMARSAAFAFLFTKVGLAGADMGSAYLLPRVVGLGRATELLMLGDKLRAEKAEQIGLASRVVDDEELPTATAELARRLADGPALAYSTTKVLLTRELDMDLGSSIELEAMTQALLMTSKDHGEFYRAWTAGRSPQWTGR; encoded by the coding sequence ATGAGCCCGTTCCGCGCTTCGCCCGGCTTCACCGGGCAGTGGGCGCATTTCGACTTCGAGGTGGCCGACGGCGTGGCCACCATCACGCTGAACCGGCCGGAGAAGCTCAACGCGCTGACCTTCGACGTCTACGCCGACCTGCGCGACCTGCTCGCCGAACTGCCGCACCGCGGTGACGCGAAGGTGCTGGTGATCGCCGGTCAGGGACGCGGCTTCTGCTCGGGTGGAGACGTCGAGGAGATCATCGGCGAGCTGCAGAAGTTCGACACCGCGCAGCTGCTGGAGTTCACCCGGATGACTGGCGCGGTGGTGAAGGCGCTGCGCGAGTGCCCACTCCCCGTGATCGCCTCGATCAACGGGATCGCCGCGGGCGCCGGTTCGGTGATCGCGCTGGCCAGCGACTTCCGGCTGATGGCGCGCTCGGCGGCGTTCGCCTTCCTGTTCACCAAGGTCGGACTGGCCGGGGCGGACATGGGCTCGGCCTACCTGCTGCCGCGCGTGGTCGGGCTCGGGCGCGCGACCGAGTTGCTGATGCTCGGTGACAAGCTCCGCGCTGAGAAGGCCGAACAGATCGGCCTCGCGTCGCGGGTGGTCGACGACGAGGAGCTGCCGACCGCGACCGCCGAGCTGGCCAGACGCCTGGCCGACGGTCCCGCACTGGCGTACTCGACCACGAAGGTGCTGCTCACCAGGGAACTGGACATGGACCTCGGCAGCTCGATCGAGCTGGAGGCGATGACCCAGGCGTTGCTGATGACCAGCAAGGACCACGGCGAGTTCTACCGCGCGTGGACGGCGGGAAGGAGTCCGCAGTGGACGGGTCGGTGA
- a CDS encoding SDR family NAD(P)-dependent oxidoreductase → MSRLVVVTGGTRGIGAAIAARFTDAGDQVVAPGRADCDVTDEAAVTAFFDDLGPVDVLVNNAGISTSAPLARTSLADWRAQHEVNATGAFLCTRAVLPSMRERDSGRIVTVASTAGHVGYRYTAGYTASKHAAVGLTRAVAAEVAGTGVTSNAVCPAFVRTDMTRTSIERISGSTGRDAVQAEAALAAASPVGRLLEPEEVAHAVAFLAAPEAAAVNGQTIVLDGGGIQL, encoded by the coding sequence ATGAGCAGACTCGTGGTGGTCACCGGCGGCACGCGCGGCATCGGCGCCGCCATCGCCGCGCGGTTCACCGACGCCGGCGACCAGGTCGTCGCGCCGGGTCGCGCCGACTGCGACGTGACCGACGAAGCCGCAGTGACCGCCTTCTTCGACGACCTCGGCCCGGTCGACGTGCTGGTCAACAACGCCGGCATCTCGACGAGCGCGCCGCTGGCCCGCACTTCGCTGGCGGACTGGCGAGCACAGCACGAGGTCAACGCGACCGGCGCGTTTCTCTGCACGCGGGCTGTGCTGCCGAGCATGCGCGAGCGCGACTCCGGCCGGATTGTCACCGTGGCCTCGACCGCCGGGCACGTGGGTTACCGCTACACCGCCGGGTACACCGCGTCCAAGCACGCCGCGGTGGGCCTGACCAGGGCGGTCGCCGCCGAGGTCGCGGGCACCGGGGTCACCTCGAACGCGGTCTGCCCGGCTTTCGTGCGCACTGATATGACGCGTACCTCGATCGAGCGAATCAGTGGCTCGACCGGGCGTGACGCGGTGCAGGCCGAAGCGGCGCTGGCCGCCGCGTCCCCAGTCGGGCGCCTGCTCGAACCCGAGGAGGTGGCCCACGCGGTCGCCTTCCTCGCCGCACCCGAGGCCGCCGCGGTCAACGGGCAGACCATCGTTCTCGACGGAGGTGGGATCCAGCTATGA
- a CDS encoding tartrate dehydrogenase, which translates to MKTFRIAAIPADGVGREVVAAGREVLDALASGRDFTFDWAEFDWGCDYYHRTGRMMAEDGLDQLKDFDAVYFGAVGWPSVPDHISLWGLRLAVCQGFDQWANVRPVRFLPGVTSPLRKADEVPLDWVVVRENSEGEYAGLGGRNLAARGPGNEVAIQSSLFTEVGCERIIRFAFELAATRERKHVTSVTKSNAQQFGMVLWDDVFRRVAAEYSTVESESCLVDAMAARFVLRPEDLSVVVASNLHADILSDLGSALAGSLGLATSANLNPERRFPSMFEPVHGSAPDIAGQGIANPIGAIGSAALMLDHLGLPDEAARLDRAIEATTAAGLLPRDLGGKASTQEITLAVIDSLG; encoded by the coding sequence ATGAAGACCTTCCGCATCGCCGCCATCCCCGCCGACGGTGTCGGCCGCGAGGTGGTCGCCGCCGGTCGTGAGGTGCTGGACGCGCTCGCCTCCGGTCGGGACTTCACCTTCGACTGGGCGGAATTCGACTGGGGCTGCGACTACTACCACCGCACCGGCCGGATGATGGCCGAGGACGGGCTCGACCAGCTCAAGGACTTCGACGCGGTGTACTTCGGCGCGGTCGGCTGGCCGTCGGTACCCGACCACATCAGCCTGTGGGGCCTGCGCCTGGCCGTCTGCCAGGGCTTCGACCAGTGGGCGAACGTGCGGCCGGTGCGCTTCCTGCCGGGGGTGACCAGCCCGCTGCGCAAGGCCGACGAGGTGCCGCTGGACTGGGTCGTGGTCCGGGAGAACAGTGAAGGCGAGTACGCCGGGCTCGGCGGGCGCAACCTCGCCGCGCGCGGACCCGGCAACGAGGTCGCGATCCAGTCCTCGTTGTTCACCGAGGTGGGCTGCGAGCGGATCATCCGGTTCGCCTTCGAGCTGGCCGCCACCCGCGAGCGCAAGCACGTGACCAGCGTGACGAAGAGCAACGCGCAGCAGTTCGGCATGGTGCTGTGGGACGACGTGTTCCGCCGCGTCGCAGCCGAATATTCGACTGTCGAGAGCGAGAGCTGCCTGGTCGACGCCATGGCCGCGCGGTTCGTGCTGCGGCCGGAGGACCTGTCGGTGGTGGTCGCCTCCAACCTGCACGCCGACATCCTGTCCGACCTCGGCAGCGCGCTCGCCGGCAGCCTCGGCCTGGCGACCAGCGCGAACCTGAACCCGGAGCGCCGCTTCCCGAGCATGTTCGAGCCGGTGCACGGCTCGGCCCCGGACATCGCGGGCCAGGGGATCGCGAACCCGATCGGCGCCATCGGCAGCGCGGCGCTGATGCTCGACCACCTCGGCCTGCCCGACGAAGCGGCGCGCCTGGACCGCGCGATCGAGGCGACCACCGCGGCCGGCCTGCTGCCCCGCGACCTCGGGGGCAAGGCGAGCACCCAGGAAATCACGTTGGCGGTGATCGACTCCCTCGGGTAA
- a CDS encoding DASS family sodium-coupled anion symporter: MATKPSVTDVEDVLLRANRESLGSERLSAGEERFERRRKTTGLWLAPLVTVVFLLLPLDLAGNQQTLAGILLGVVVLWVCEPLPLPVSGFIGIAATVLLGVAPVDDVLEPFGSSTIFTFIGAFVIAQAMLKHGVARRFAFRVLSLPGVGSSTTRIILAFGAITCLLSAFVSNTATVAMLLPTALGILTVIAKLMQDRGVVASDFDPRRLRVGTALMLMLAYGASVGGLLTPVGSPPNLIGRAQIEEATGIRISFLQWVISALPLCLLMFVVLGVVLLLLNRPEIRRIEGVREYVAEERAKMGPLSRSEKNTLVAFAFTVTLWIVPAIVGLAAGNDSALSKTVSDRLDEGVVAVLGASLLFLLPVEWKRRRFTLTWSDAARIDWGTIMLFGAGIIFGSLLAATGLAKTIGESTSSTLGLASSLPITLFAVLLAILISEATSNTAAASVVVPIIIPIAAAAGIDPLMPALAATFGASFGFMLPVATPQNAIVYGSGTVPITRMIRSGITFDVCGAILIVAALPLTAALAGLT; encoded by the coding sequence ATGGCAACGAAGCCGTCGGTCACCGACGTCGAAGACGTCCTGCTCAGGGCCAATCGTGAGAGCCTCGGCTCGGAACGCCTCTCCGCCGGTGAGGAGCGTTTCGAACGACGGCGGAAGACCACCGGGCTGTGGCTGGCACCGCTGGTCACCGTGGTCTTCCTGCTCCTGCCGCTGGATCTGGCGGGCAACCAGCAGACCCTCGCCGGGATCCTGCTCGGCGTGGTCGTGCTCTGGGTGTGCGAGCCGCTCCCCCTGCCGGTCTCGGGGTTCATCGGCATCGCCGCCACCGTGCTGCTGGGCGTGGCACCGGTGGACGACGTGCTGGAACCGTTCGGCTCGTCGACCATCTTCACCTTCATCGGCGCGTTCGTGATCGCGCAGGCGATGCTGAAGCACGGCGTGGCCAGGCGGTTCGCCTTCCGGGTGCTGTCGCTGCCCGGGGTCGGCAGCTCGACCACGCGGATCATCCTCGCCTTCGGCGCGATCACCTGCCTGCTCTCGGCGTTCGTCTCGAACACCGCGACGGTGGCCATGCTGCTGCCGACCGCGCTGGGCATCCTGACCGTGATCGCGAAGCTGATGCAGGACCGCGGCGTGGTGGCGAGCGACTTCGACCCGCGACGGCTGCGCGTGGGCACGGCCCTGATGCTGATGCTCGCCTACGGAGCCAGCGTCGGCGGCCTGCTCACCCCGGTCGGCTCGCCGCCGAACCTGATCGGGCGCGCCCAGATCGAGGAGGCCACCGGCATCCGGATCTCCTTCCTCCAGTGGGTCATCTCCGCGCTGCCGCTCTGCCTGCTGATGTTCGTCGTGCTCGGGGTCGTGCTCCTGCTGCTGAACCGGCCGGAGATCCGCCGCATCGAGGGCGTGCGCGAGTACGTCGCCGAGGAGCGGGCGAAGATGGGGCCGCTGTCGCGTTCGGAGAAGAACACGCTGGTCGCCTTCGCGTTCACGGTGACGCTGTGGATCGTGCCGGCGATCGTCGGCCTGGCCGCGGGCAACGACTCGGCGTTGTCGAAGACCGTCAGCGACCGCCTCGACGAGGGAGTGGTCGCGGTCCTGGGCGCGTCGCTGCTGTTCCTGCTTCCCGTGGAGTGGAAGCGCCGGAGGTTCACGCTGACCTGGTCGGACGCCGCGCGCATCGACTGGGGCACGATCATGCTGTTCGGCGCGGGCATCATCTTCGGTTCGCTGCTCGCCGCGACCGGGCTGGCGAAGACCATCGGTGAGTCCACGTCGAGCACGCTGGGCCTGGCCAGTTCACTGCCGATCACGCTGTTCGCGGTGCTGCTGGCGATCCTGATCTCGGAGGCGACGAGCAACACCGCGGCCGCCTCGGTGGTGGTGCCGATCATCATCCCGATCGCGGCGGCCGCCGGGATCGATCCGCTGATGCCCGCGCTGGCCGCGACCTTCGGCGCCTCGTTCGGCTTCATGCTGCCGGTCGCGACCCCGCAGAACGCGATCGTCTACGGGTCGGGCACGGTGCCGATCACGCGGATGATCCGGTCCGGCATCACCTTCGACGTCTGCGGCGCGATCCTGATCGTGGCCGCGCTG
- a CDS encoding LysR family transcriptional regulator, with the protein MDARQLRYFLAIVDEQGFNRAAERLHLAQPSLSQAIRTLERDLGVELFHRIGRRAVLTEAGHALIEPARQVLRDLDTTRSTVRSVAGLRTGRVEVASMPSQSVEPLSAMITRFHQRHPGVLVVIQACFTPQSVVDAVRGGKAEVGLLGAADDVAMPGVRVHRVEQQPFVLVAPPGSELGSDGCVRREELAGAKVIAAPLGNRMRHVVDEIQAAGVDLRIVVETAHREAILPLVLNGVGVAVMTQSWAWIARRAGARVLDLDPPSSLRISLVHRRGRLTPGAHDFVATALDEERG; encoded by the coding sequence ATGGACGCACGGCAGTTGCGCTATTTCCTCGCGATCGTCGACGAACAGGGCTTCAACCGCGCCGCCGAACGGCTGCACCTGGCCCAGCCCTCGCTCTCGCAGGCGATCCGCACCCTCGAGCGCGACCTCGGGGTGGAGCTGTTCCACCGGATCGGCAGGCGGGCGGTGCTCACCGAAGCCGGGCACGCGCTGATCGAACCCGCCCGCCAGGTGCTCCGCGACCTGGACACCACCAGGTCGACCGTGCGCTCGGTGGCCGGCCTGCGGACCGGGCGGGTGGAGGTGGCGTCGATGCCGTCGCAGTCGGTCGAGCCGCTCAGCGCCATGATCACCCGGTTCCACCAGCGGCACCCCGGCGTGCTGGTGGTGATCCAGGCCTGCTTCACCCCGCAGTCGGTGGTCGACGCGGTGCGCGGCGGCAAGGCGGAGGTCGGCCTGCTCGGTGCCGCCGACGACGTGGCGATGCCGGGCGTCCGCGTGCACCGGGTGGAGCAGCAGCCGTTCGTGCTGGTCGCGCCGCCGGGTTCGGAGCTGGGCAGTGACGGCTGCGTGCGCCGGGAGGAGCTGGCCGGGGCGAAGGTGATCGCCGCGCCGCTGGGCAACCGCATGCGCCACGTGGTCGACGAGATCCAGGCCGCGGGCGTCGACCTGCGGATCGTGGTGGAGACCGCGCACCGCGAGGCGATCCTGCCGCTGGTGCTCAACGGCGTCGGCGTGGCGGTGATGACGCAGTCGTGGGCGTGGATCGCGCGCCGGGCCGGGGCGCGGGTGCTCGACCTCGACCCGCCGTCGAGTCTGCGGATCTCGCTGGTCCACCGGCGGGGCCGCCTCACCCCGGGAGCGCACGACTTCGTCGCGACGGCACTCGACGAGGAGCGCGGATAG
- a CDS encoding acyl-CoA dehydrogenase family protein, protein MGDLLTRAEQVGEELRTLAREDGRINRPLVRALAEHGLLDLVFVRDRAGYRPVTAMVLCLLREGLARHCTEAETAFAVQGLGSYPILSTGRPEVVDEWIPRVAAGEAVAAFALTEPGAGSDVASLSLRATPDGNGYRLNGEKVYISNAPDADIYSVFARTGDAGARGITAFCVPGSSPGLSGESIPLVSPHPIGRLVFDNVFVPRTHVLGEVGRGMRVAMGTLNLFRPSVGAFAVGMGQAALDAAVAYAGAREAFGKRLHDFQAVSHSLAEVATRLKAARLLVHDAAAAYDEGRSEVASAAAMAKLFATETAQHAVDTAIQVHGARALERGHLLEHLYREVRAPRIYEGASEVQREIIARGLFPVRR, encoded by the coding sequence ATGGGTGACCTGCTCACCCGCGCCGAACAGGTCGGCGAGGAACTGCGCACGCTGGCTCGCGAGGACGGCCGGATCAACCGGCCCCTCGTGCGCGCGCTGGCCGAGCACGGCCTGCTGGACCTGGTGTTCGTGCGCGATCGTGCGGGCTACCGGCCGGTGACCGCGATGGTGCTGTGCCTGCTGCGCGAGGGTTTGGCTCGGCACTGCACCGAGGCGGAGACCGCGTTCGCGGTGCAGGGGCTGGGGTCGTACCCGATCCTGTCGACGGGCAGGCCAGAGGTGGTCGACGAGTGGATTCCGCGGGTTGCCGCTGGTGAGGCCGTCGCCGCGTTCGCGCTGACCGAGCCGGGCGCCGGGTCCGACGTCGCCTCGCTGTCACTGCGCGCGACCCCGGACGGCAACGGCTACCGCCTCAACGGCGAGAAGGTCTACATCTCCAACGCACCGGACGCCGACATCTATTCGGTGTTCGCGCGAACCGGCGACGCGGGGGCGCGCGGCATCACGGCCTTCTGCGTGCCGGGCTCGTCCCCCGGGCTGAGCGGGGAGTCGATCCCGCTGGTGTCGCCGCACCCGATCGGGCGACTCGTCTTCGACAACGTCTTCGTGCCGCGGACCCACGTGCTCGGGGAAGTGGGTCGAGGCATGCGCGTGGCGATGGGCACGCTGAACCTGTTCCGGCCCAGTGTCGGCGCCTTCGCGGTGGGCATGGGCCAGGCCGCACTCGACGCGGCTGTGGCCTATGCCGGTGCCAGGGAGGCCTTCGGGAAGCGACTGCACGACTTCCAGGCGGTGTCCCACTCGCTGGCTGAGGTCGCGACCAGACTCAAGGCCGCCCGCCTCCTGGTGCACGACGCGGCCGCCGCCTACGACGAGGGCCGGTCCGAGGTCGCGTCGGCGGCCGCGATGGCGAAGCTGTTCGCCACCGAGACCGCGCAGCACGCGGTCGACACCGCGATCCAGGTCCACGGCGCCCGCGCCCTCGAGCGCGGGCACCTGCTCGAACACCTCTACCGCGAGGTGCGCGCACCCCGCATCTACGAGGGCGCTTCCGAGGTGCAGCGCGAGATCATCGCGCGCGGGTTGTTCCCAGTGCGGCGGTGA
- a CDS encoding creatininase family protein → MYFAELTSPEVDALRAGPRKPVLLLPVGAVEPHGPHAPLGTDPLISQGMCERAARRLHDDPEVRVLILPALPYGVTQFARGFAGGVHIAAETLFALVSDVCRALAGQGLRRVVIVNNHFEPEHVATLRRAAESTGAAYLDLVRRRNAERLTDEFRSGSCHAGQYETSLVLADRPDLVDTTAMRALPAVPVDLPSAMRAGQSDFRDMGMSAAYCGAPAEATAEEGAETFETLTTMLVETIRATATGAC, encoded by the coding sequence ATGTACTTCGCCGAGCTGACCTCCCCCGAAGTCGACGCCCTGCGGGCCGGCCCGCGCAAGCCGGTGCTGCTCCTGCCGGTCGGCGCAGTGGAACCGCACGGCCCGCACGCGCCACTCGGCACCGACCCGCTGATCTCGCAGGGCATGTGCGAGCGCGCGGCCCGCCGCCTCCACGACGATCCGGAGGTGCGCGTGCTGATCCTGCCCGCGCTCCCCTACGGCGTGACGCAGTTCGCGCGCGGGTTCGCTGGCGGGGTGCACATCGCCGCAGAGACTCTGTTCGCGCTGGTCAGCGACGTGTGCCGGGCGCTGGCCGGGCAGGGCCTGCGCCGCGTGGTGATCGTGAACAACCACTTCGAACCCGAGCACGTGGCGACGCTGCGCCGCGCCGCCGAGTCGACCGGTGCCGCGTATCTCGACCTGGTGCGGCGGCGAAACGCGGAACGGCTCACCGACGAGTTCCGCAGCGGTTCGTGCCACGCCGGGCAGTACGAGACCTCGCTGGTGCTCGCCGACCGCCCGGACCTGGTCGACACCACGGCCATGCGCGCACTGCCCGCGGTACCCGTCGACCTGCCCTCGGCGATGCGTGCCGGGCAGTCCGATTTCCGGGACATGGGAATGAGCGCGGCCTACTGCGGCGCCCCGGCCGAAGCGACCGCCGAAGAAGGCGCGGAAACCTTCGAAACCCTGACCACCATGCTCGTCGAAACCATTCGCGCGACCGCGACGGGGGCGTGCTGA
- a CDS encoding RidA family protein codes for MSILRTNPPALHVPPGYHHVTITEPAQLVFLAGQCPLDAEGATVEGGLLAQVDQVVANTLTALESAGASPADVVRTVIYVATTSADELSAVWDRLNASALAEAFSTASTLTGVTVLGYPDQLVELDVTAALGTTRAR; via the coding sequence GTGAGCATCCTCCGGACAAATCCCCCTGCCCTGCACGTCCCGCCCGGCTACCACCACGTGACCATCACCGAACCCGCGCAGCTCGTTTTCCTCGCCGGGCAGTGCCCGCTCGACGCCGAGGGCGCCACCGTCGAGGGCGGCCTTCTCGCGCAGGTCGACCAGGTCGTGGCGAACACGCTCACCGCACTCGAGTCCGCCGGCGCGTCCCCGGCCGACGTGGTCCGCACCGTGATCTACGTGGCCACGACCTCGGCCGACGAGCTGTCCGCGGTCTGGGACCGGCTCAACGCCTCCGCCCTGGCCGAGGCCTTCAGCACCGCGAGCACCCTGACCGGGGTGACCGTGCTCGGCTACCCCGATCAGCTCGTCGAGCTGGACGTCACCGCCGCACTGGGAACAACCCGCGCGCGATGA